The window CAACCACCCTGGCCAACGCCATCCGCGAGCTTGTCCATGACGGAGATCGTGTGGCTATGGGACTCTGTTTGGAATCCCTCATTCCTTTTGCCGCTGGCCATGAACTGATTCGCCAGAACAAAAAAGATCTCTCACTGATTGGTCCGATCTCCGATATTCTCTTCGACGAACTGATCGGTGCTGGGTGTGTAAAAGCAGTAATCTCCGCCTGGGTTGGCAACGTTGGCGCGGGCATGGGTTATAACTTTCGCGGTGCGATAGAGAAAGGAATTCCTCAACCACTGCTGCTTCAGGAGCACTCCAACTTTACCATCACGCTGGCGTTGAAAGCCGCCGCACTGGGAGTGACGTTTCTACCGACGAAAACCGGCGCTGGCGGAGACATCATCAAGAATCAGGAGGCTTTCCGGTCTGTGACATGTCCGTTTACTAGCGAGCAACTCACTGCAGTAAAAGCGGTTGTTCCAGATGTCACGATTCTGCACGTGCAACGCGCCGATACGTTTGGCAACGCTCATATGTGGGGGAATCTGGGTGTTACGGTCGAAGCGGCATACGCAGCAGACCGCGTAATTCTGACATGCGAAGAGATTGTTGATCGCGAGATTATTGCTGCCGATCCCAACCGTACACTCGTTCCCGGTATCCTCGTTGATGCAGTGGTGCATGAACCACTTGGAGCACATCCCTCACCAGTGCAAGGATTCTGGAAGCGCGACGATGAATACTTCCTCCGTTATCACGAGCACTCACGCAGTCGAGATGGATTTCTTGCCTGGTTAAAAGAATGGGTCACTGATCTTCCGAGTCGAGAAGCGTATCGTACGAAGCTAGGGGAACAAATGGTGAATGACTTGCGAATTACGGAAAAGCGCTTGCCGATTGATGAGGTAAATTACGGTTCCACGTAACACGCAATACGCAATACGTATAACGAACCATACAGTAGAGGTTGCTAGTGTCCGCAACGTTTACCACCCGCGAAATCATGATTGCCGCGGCTGCCCGTGAAATACGGGACGGCGAAGTCGTATTCGTTGGTATGCGCTTGCCGCTGGTGGCCTTCGCTGTTGCCAAAGAACTACACGCGCCGACTACGATTGGGATATTTGAAAACGGTGTGATTCGTGATCGCCGACCACTCAGTCCGATTGTGACAATGGGTGATCCGCCGAACATC of the Deltaproteobacteria bacterium genome contains:
- a CDS encoding CoA transferase subunit A, whose translation is MTKRDQDKTTTLANAIRELVHDGDRVAMGLCLESLIPFAAGHELIRQNKKDLSLIGPISDILFDELIGAGCVKAVISAWVGNVGAGMGYNFRGAIEKGIPQPLLLQEHSNFTITLALKAAALGVTFLPTKTGAGGDIIKNQEAFRSVTCPFTSEQLTAVKAVVPDVTILHVQRADTFGNAHMWGNLGVTVEAAYAADRVILTCEEIVDREIIAADPNRTLVPGILVDAVVHEPLGAHPSPVQGFWKRDDEYFLRYHEHSRSRDGFLAWLKEWVTDLPSREAYRTKLGEQMVNDLRITEKRLPIDEVNYGST